A single region of the Penaeus chinensis breed Huanghai No. 1 chromosome 41, ASM1920278v2, whole genome shotgun sequence genome encodes:
- the LOC125047552 gene encoding uncharacterized protein LOC125047552, which produces MDLNTNDTFMAWTLLIRDKEHFIRKLAEKVEDHSLLNCTPSPRIISDHVGASRNGTETGKAAGICDIPAELLKSGGEPLEWGLLSLDCHLAQGFAHILLDWIHDYLLRHQRPEQSGLIPGKYTRDLIPALQVIVECHCEFGHWLLAAYINLKKALD; this is translated from the exons ATGGACTTGAATACTAATGACACATTCATGGCTTGGACACTACTGATAAGGGACAAGGAACACTTCATCAGGAAGCTTGCTGAGAAAGTTGAGGACCATTCCTTATTAAATTGCACTCCATCCCCtcggatcatctcagatcatgtcgGGGCTT CGAGGAATGGAACCGAaactgggaaagctgcaggcatatgtgatatccctgctgaattgcTAAAGTCTGGAGGTGAACCTCTGGAATGGGGCTTGCTGAGTCTTGACtgtcatctggca CAAggttttgcccacattcttctggaCTGGATCCATGactacctactaaggcaccagagaccagaacaGTCTGGATTAATTCCTGGCAAGTATACAAGAGACCTTATCCCAGCACTTCAAGTCATTGTGGAATGCCATTGTGAGTTTGGTCAttggttgcttgcagcctacatcaacctcaagaaggcactTGACTGA